One genomic window of Brevundimonas vesicularis includes the following:
- a CDS encoding Maf family protein: MAAGRPELVLASASPRRIELLAQVGITPDHIDPADIDETPLKGETPPRLAERLATSKARVVAERRAGAVVIAADTVVAVGRRFLEKAADEAEATRFLKLLSGRNHRVFTGVAVWRDGKMSSRVNETRVTFKPLSDHEIAAYVATGDWRGKAGGYGIQGPAAAFIQRIVGSHPSVMGLPVYEAVQLLHGVGWRS, translated from the coding sequence GTGGCTGCGGGTCGCCCCGAACTGGTGCTGGCTTCGGCCAGCCCGCGCCGCATCGAACTGCTGGCGCAGGTCGGGATCACGCCCGACCACATCGATCCCGCCGATATCGACGAAACGCCTCTGAAGGGCGAGACGCCGCCGCGTCTGGCAGAGCGGCTCGCCACCTCGAAAGCGCGGGTTGTCGCAGAACGCCGTGCTGGCGCGGTCGTCATTGCCGCTGATACGGTGGTCGCTGTCGGGCGTCGCTTTCTGGAGAAAGCGGCGGATGAGGCCGAGGCGACGCGTTTTCTGAAACTGCTGTCCGGCCGCAATCACCGCGTCTTCACCGGCGTCGCCGTCTGGCGCGACGGGAAAATGTCGTCGCGCGTCAACGAAACTCGCGTGACTTTCAAGCCCTTGTCCGATCACGAGATCGCCGCCTACGTCGCCACGGGCGACTGGCGCGGCAAGGCCGGCGGCTATGGCATCCAGGGCCCAGCGGCCGCCTTTATTCAGCGAATCGTCGGCAGCCATCCGTCTGTGATGGGCCTGCCCGTCTATGAGGCCGTCCAGCTTTTGCACGGCGTCGGCTGGCGTTCATGA
- the infA gene encoding translation initiation factor IF-1: MAKEELLEFPGTVSELLPNATFRVTLENDHEIIAHTAGKMRKNRIRVLAGDKVLVEMTPYDLTKGRITYRFK; encoded by the coding sequence ATGGCTAAGGAAGAACTGCTCGAGTTTCCCGGCACCGTCAGCGAACTGCTGCCGAACGCCACCTTCCGCGTGACGCTCGAGAACGACCACGAGATCATCGCCCACACCGCCGGCAAGATGCGCAAGAACCGCATCCGCGTCCTGGCCGGCGACAAGGTGCTGGTGGAAATGACCCCTTACGACCTGACCAAGGGTCGCATCACCTATCGCTTCAAGTAG
- a CDS encoding UPF0262 family protein, whose protein sequence is MSADHKLASVELDAATLPAATAEIEHERRVAIFDLVEKNSFEPVGAEGGPYRLKLSLQDNRLVFDIDGENFTRTYAISLTPLKGVIKDYLMICDSYYEALRGSSASQIESVDMGRRGLHNEGAEQLKTRLDGKIVVDHETSRRLFTLLCALYRRG, encoded by the coding sequence ATGAGCGCCGATCACAAGCTGGCCTCGGTCGAACTGGACGCCGCGACCCTGCCGGCGGCGACGGCCGAGATCGAGCACGAGCGTCGGGTCGCCATCTTTGATCTGGTCGAGAAGAACAGCTTCGAGCCCGTCGGCGCCGAGGGCGGACCCTACAGGCTGAAGTTGTCGCTTCAGGACAATCGTCTGGTGTTCGACATCGACGGCGAGAACTTCACGCGCACCTACGCCATCAGCCTGACGCCGCTGAAGGGCGTGATCAAAGACTATCTGATGATCTGCGACAGCTACTATGAGGCTCTGCGCGGATCCTCGGCCAGCCAGATCGAATCGGTCGACATGGGCCGCCGCGGCCTTCACAACGAAGGAGCCGAGCAGCTGAAGACGCGACTGGACGGCAAGATTGTGGTCGATCACGAGACGTCACGGCGCCTGTTTACATTGCTCTGCGCCCTCTACCGTCGCGGCTGA
- a CDS encoding DUF2948 family protein, with the protein MSTEIDGVIPEAKAPVEPLRLLAEDADDLQIISAALQDAILRPVDIVWEKAARTLTIAFSRFCWECGGTRVMCAMQFGDVLAVKSRRLSRSPDASLELLALDFIPTEDLSGRVILMFAGGGDLRIDVECLDAVVTDISDRWPARIAPTHLDTPELDEGTAA; encoded by the coding sequence ATGAGCACTGAGATCGACGGCGTCATCCCCGAAGCCAAGGCGCCGGTCGAACCGCTGCGCCTGCTGGCCGAGGACGCCGACGATCTTCAGATCATCTCCGCCGCCCTTCAGGACGCGATTCTGCGGCCCGTCGACATCGTCTGGGAAAAGGCCGCCAGGACCCTGACCATCGCGTTCAGCCGTTTCTGCTGGGAATGCGGCGGGACGCGGGTGATGTGCGCCATGCAGTTCGGCGACGTATTAGCGGTCAAGAGCCGTCGCTTGTCGCGCAGTCCCGACGCCTCGCTCGAGCTGCTCGCGCTCGACTTCATTCCGACCGAGGACCTGAGCGGACGCGTCATACTGATGTTCGCTGGCGGCGGCGACCTGCGAATCGACGTCGAATGCCTGGACGCCGTGGTCACGGATATTTCCGACCGCTGGCCCGCACGGATCGCGCCGACCCACCTGGACACGCCCGAACTGGACGAAGGGACTGCGGCATGA
- the murA gene encoding UDP-N-acetylglucosamine 1-carboxyvinyltransferase — translation MDSIAIQGGAQLFGDIPVSGAKNSAIKLMAASILTDQPLLLTNMPRLADTRFLGQLLRQFGIEVTERDGADGQESLFHAKDLTSTFAPYDLVRQMRASFNVLGPLLARTGEAKVSLPGGCTIGARPVDLHLQALTALGAEIELDEGYVTARAPKGLKGAEIEFPFVSVGATEHALLAAVLAEGTTVLRRAAREPEIGDLAHCLTAMGARIEGIDTDVLTITGVTSLNGTTWSVIPDRIEMGSYAVAAAMAGGEVRLTKARAELIGSLTDKMVEAGVEVSPTADGVLIKRDPKQRLKAVDVETAIYPGFATDLQAQFMALMTTAAGVSTVRETIFENRFMHVPELARLGADISVHAGEAHVNGVEVLHGAQVMATDLRASMCLVIAGLVAEGETTVGRVYHLDRGFERLEEKLGACGADIRRIKGTGDEH, via the coding sequence ATGGACAGCATCGCCATTCAGGGCGGCGCCCAGCTTTTCGGGGACATTCCCGTCAGCGGCGCCAAGAACTCCGCCATCAAGCTGATGGCCGCCTCGATCCTGACGGATCAGCCTTTGCTGCTGACCAATATGCCGCGCCTGGCCGACACGCGGTTCCTGGGTCAGTTGCTGCGCCAGTTCGGCATCGAAGTGACCGAGCGTGACGGCGCCGATGGGCAGGAGAGTCTATTCCACGCCAAGGACCTGACCTCGACCTTCGCCCCCTATGATCTGGTGCGCCAGATGCGGGCTTCGTTCAATGTGCTGGGGCCTCTGCTGGCGCGTACCGGCGAGGCCAAGGTCTCGCTGCCAGGCGGCTGCACCATCGGGGCGCGTCCGGTCGATCTGCACCTGCAGGCGCTGACGGCGCTGGGCGCCGAGATCGAGCTGGACGAAGGCTATGTCACCGCCCGCGCGCCCAAGGGCCTGAAGGGCGCCGAGATCGAGTTCCCCTTCGTTTCGGTCGGCGCCACCGAACATGCGCTTCTGGCCGCTGTGCTGGCTGAGGGCACGACCGTCCTGCGTCGTGCGGCGCGCGAACCCGAGATCGGCGATCTGGCCCACTGTCTGACGGCCATGGGCGCCAGGATCGAGGGCATCGACACCGACGTCCTGACCATCACCGGCGTCACGTCGCTGAACGGGACGACCTGGTCTGTGATTCCCGACCGGATCGAAATGGGCTCCTACGCCGTCGCCGCCGCCATGGCGGGCGGCGAGGTGCGTCTGACCAAGGCGCGGGCCGAACTGATCGGTTCGCTGACCGACAAGATGGTCGAGGCGGGCGTCGAGGTGTCGCCGACCGCCGACGGCGTGCTGATCAAGCGCGATCCGAAGCAGCGCCTGAAGGCCGTGGACGTCGAGACGGCCATCTATCCGGGCTTCGCTACCGATCTCCAGGCCCAGTTCATGGCGCTGATGACGACGGCGGCGGGCGTCAGCACGGTTCGCGAGACGATCTTCGAAAACCGCTTCATGCATGTGCCGGAGTTGGCGCGACTGGGCGCCGACATTTCGGTTCATGCAGGAGAGGCGCACGTCAACGGCGTCGAAGTTCTGCACGGCGCACAGGTTATGGCCACGGATCTTCGGGCTTCGATGTGCCTGGTCATCGCGGGCCTCGTCGCCGAGGGCGAAACGACGGTCGGACGCGTCTATCATCTGGATCGCGGTTTCGAGCGTTTGGAAGAAAAGCTCGGCGCATGCGGAGCCGACATCCGCCGCATAAAGGGAACAGGTGATGAGCACTGA